GGTCACAAACTGGAAGAATTTGCATCCACTATAAATTTCTGAGTATCCTTAATCATTTCAAAATGGCAGCAATAAATTTTCCTTAACCATTACAACCTAATGCACTGAGATTTACTGGGAGATCATGAACAAAATCTCTAAATGGAGCTGTAAAAGACGTGCAGGGACTGTTCTGAGAGAAGTAACCATGATGACAAATTTCCCATTTGTTTGACATTCGTGCTCATTTGTGCAGAATGTTTCAACCAATCTAAGTTGTTTACTCTTTTACTTTTGCGAGTAGCAATACACCATGTGTAATTGAGGGGCAAACTAAGTCAGGTTGCAAACTCCATTTGACACCTTCATAGGTGTCACTCAGCAAAACCCTATAACAAATTAGTGGAACAAAGTCCCTTCAACAATGGTTTGTGGACTTCCTTCAGTTCTGAGGTATTGGAGTCTCACCTCTGTTCTCTTGAGGTGCAAAAATAGGACAAAGGAAAATCGAACCAATTATTGCACTTAGAATTATGAAAAGTTCTactttttcctcatttttgcCCTTGTAAtgttcatagttgtcatggcgtcctggcgctggagagggctgcatggcgacctacgccatggcgaccctctttgatttcttcctcctgactctctttccctcttcgatttcttcttcttgtcttcgatttcttcttccctcttcgatttcttctttccctcttcaatttctttcgatttcttcttcgatttcttcttcctgtcttctttccctcttcgatttcttcttcctgtcttctttccctcttcgatttctttcgatttcttctttccctcttcgatttcttcttcggtttctgaattttcttcttaaaacttgagaaacaatagagaaaaaataaaacatggcttgagtatacatctattaacacattaaaaatagagaaaataaaaatatggtcGACATGTTATGGCAACGCCATATGGGGCGCATGTCGAATATCGACGGAcaccctccaccgacttggatcccgtgaccgtgacaactatggtaatGTTTCCATATGTAGAAAATGAAAGTTTCTGTTTTAAGGAGCACTTATAATGGTGAATTTTAAAATATTGGTAATCCATCTTTTTCTGCTTGAATGCaacaatgtccttccttctacaGAGTGCAAAGTCATCGCCACGGGTTTGCATCTTGTCTGGCCTTAGTGGGGAGCAGATGATGATGTTCATTGAGTCATTTTCAGGAACAGGTAATGTTCCAGCATCATTATTGCTACCCATTCATTCCATAATGTAAACATGGCTAACTGACTTGGTTTCTAGTAAAGTTTACTGTCTATGGGTGGTCTGTTTCCAAATCTAATGCGCAAACCTTTTCTCTTGTTTGGATGGTATTGAATGTTTTCTGCGGCTTCTCATTGAAGTTGTTTTACATGAGATCGGTATCTTAGGGGACAAATAGTTTTTTTGCACCCAAGGCTTGTCATTGAATCATATGAACTGTTTTTTTGTGGGAGAAGTTGATGGCTGTCTAACAACGTTATGTCAATGGTTGAAGAGTTCTAAGGTTTTCTATATTGGATAGTTTGTGCATCTCTTAGGTTGATTCAGTATTGGATTTCCTACTTTCAGATGCATGCTTTATGGATGTCAGGGAAATATATCTCTTGATTCCGTGTGCAGGACTTGAACAGTTGAACCAGCTGTACTTGCTGCTCATGTTCCTAATAGTGCAGATAAACTGTTCCAAGAGGTGATGGACGAGATCATAGGTGACCATGAAATGCTGGTAAGACATCGTGTCCTTTCGGGATTCAATTTTTGTTATCAACTATATATTGACCTGCTTTAACCAGTTTAATTTCCTTGCAGTCAGCAAACCAATCCAGCACAGCATAAGACATTTGGATTACTTGCAGAATCCAAAATTTGATTCCTATATATGAGGTTGTTCTGGATTTCTACAGTATATTTCCGAGGGTGGTCCAGCTTTCTCCAACTATTTGTTTGGTAGAAGAACGAGGATGAAATCAAAGGTTACTGAATTTCTGGCAGTGACTGAATTTCCTCCAAAGCAATGTATAAAGACCCAGCTAATCACATAGCATTGGACAGTTCTGAGAATTTCATCATTCCTGGTTATTTTTTATGCTCAATATTGCAGTCCACAATGAGATCAACCACCATAACAAAACTACTCAAGTTAGGCGGTTCACATCTTTTCCTGATAAAGAATTGTTCAGACATGAAAGAATTAATGAAGTTCCACTGTCAGTTTATCACAAATGGGCTTTCCAATGAAACCATCTTTCTCAGCgcccttctctccttctctgcaATCTCTGTTGCTGGGGACTTGGGTTATGCTCGATTAGTTTTTAATCACATAGATTCACCTAATGTGTTCATGTTCAATACCATGATTAGAGGGTATGCTTGGAGTGCTACACCTCATGAAGCCATCTCTCTTTATATTCAAATGCTCAATTCTGGATTATTTCCTAATAAGTACACATTCCCAGTCATGGTCAAAGCCTCATCAAGAATTTCAGACCCAATTGGTGGAAAAGCCATCCATGGTTCCATAATCAAGTTTGGATATGGTTCAGATATCTATGTTTTGAATTCTCTCATGCATATGTACGAGAGACTTGGGTTGTCAAATGCAATCTTCGACCTATTTGATGAAATTTCTGAACCTGATGTAGTCTCATGGAATGTTGTTATTGATAATTTTGCCCAACATGGTTACCTTAACGAGGCCTTGACTGCATTCACTGAAATGTGTTGTTCTGGGGTTGAACCAAACGCAGTTACATTTCTTGGTCTTATGTCTGCCTGCTCCAAATCACAGAACTTGTATCTGGCAAAGTTGATCCATGGATATGTTATGAAGAAAGATATGCAGGTTACTCCAAATCTTGAAAACGGTTTACTTGATATGTATGTAAAAGTTAGAGATGTGGAATCTGCTAGAAGACTGTTCAATATGATGCCTGAGAAATCAGTCATCTCTTGGACCTCCATGATTGATGGTCTTCTGCGAGACGGGGAGGTGGAAAATGCACGTTTATTATTTGATCAGATTCCAAGCAGGGATACCACATCTTGGAATGCGATGTTGAATGGTTTTATATTGGCTGGAGACATGATCTCTGCAGAACAGCACTTCAATATAATTCCTGAGAAGGATTTGGTTTCATGGAACAGCATAATTGTTGGGTTTGTTCAAAACAAGAGGTCTGTGAATGCCTTGTATCTTTTCAGGGTAATGCAGATTTCAGGAGTGAAGCCAGACCGAGTAACACTTGTAAGTGTTTTGTCTGTGGGTGGGTTTCTAGGTGCTCTGGACCATGGTGAGATGATTCACTCTTATATGGAGAAACAGAACATAAAAGAGGAAGAGGTTGAGGTGGCTCTAATGGATATGTACTGCAAGTGTGGGGCTCCACCGGAAGCTGTAAAGATGTTCCATGGAATGCTTAGGAAGACAGTGTTGGCTTGGAGTGCCATGATTGTTGGCTTGGCCATGAACAACCTCGCCAAGGATGCTCTGGATTTCTTCTCTCATATGAAGAACGCTGGAATAAAACCAAATGAGATAACATTCATCGGTGTTCTATGTGCTTGCAGTTATGCTGGCTTAGTTGAACAAGGTCGATGGTTCTTCAATGCAATGAACCAGGTGTATGGTATCCAGCCAAGAAATGAGCATTATGGGTGCATGGTCGACATTCTAGGCCGTGCAGGGCTGTTAAGCGAAGCAGAGATGTTGATTCAGAGCATGCCCATGATACCCGATGCAGGTGTCTGGGGAGCTCTACTTGGTGCATGTAAGCTTCATGGTGAGTTTCCCATGGCTGAAAGGGTGGGCAAAATCCTGACCGAAATCGATCCATATCACTCTGGGCGTTACGTTCTTCTTTCCAACATCTATGCTTCACAAAAGAGGTGGCACGATGTGGAGAATGTGAGAGAGATGATGAAAGCCCATGGAGTCCGGAAGAAGCCTGGTTTCAGTCTGATCGAGCTGCGAGGTAAGATGCACCAGTTTCTGGTAGGGGATACATCAATCGCACCCTGACACCAAACAGATATATATTTCAATGGTGTGGGAGGAGATAAGAGGTTGAAAGATGCAGGATACAGAGCAGACacatctcaacttctcaagtgtTGTTCAACATAGATGATGAAGAGGAGCATGCAACTCCTACCATAGCAAGAAGATGGCTATCGCTTTGGGACTCCTGAGGGAAGCCCCAGGCTGCCATTAGAGTTGTGACGAATCTTCATGTGTGTGTGATTGCCATTCCGCCGCCAAGTCAATCTCGAAGGTGTTTGACCGTGAAATCATCATTAGAGATTGAAATCGTTTTCACCATTTCAGAGGGGGTTCTTGTTCCTGCATGGGTTATTGGTGAAATTacggctgcgtttggtatgcagtCTCAGAACGCATTCTAGGcctggaatgcattctaagatgATTAAAACATTGTTTAGTATCCAGTCTCGTTCTTGAACCTTAGAATACGGTAGAGAAGGCAGCCGGTTCTGGAATGCATCATCTGACCCATTCCGTGTTCTGAGACAAAGGGTAAAAATCTCGTTTTCAAAGCCCCGACGAACTCAACATTATCCTCGATAGTGAAGAACCTGTGAAAAGAGCTTATGCAAGAAGAACTTGTGAGGTGAGAGAGCTTCAGCAAAGAGTCTGTGAAGTGAGGGAGCTTCAGCGAAGAACCTGTGATTCCTTCAAAACACTTCAACCGATCTCTGCTTCaagggctctctctctctctgcacaCAGCCTCATCTCTATTGATTTGTATGATGTACAAGTCAATCACTCTATTTGGTAGCAAGTTTTGGAAAAGGAGGGTAACTTGAATTTTAGTTGGattcattttgattttcttctgaTTGTTCTAGGGTTTCGTTGTTGGAGCCTGTGAGTCCTTCAAAGCACTTCACCCGGTCTCTACCTCAAGGtaagatttctctctctctctctcttgaatcAGGAATTTTAGCTCAAAATCGTGTTCAAGTTTGAGCTCTCTTCAGGTTGATCAATCAGAACCATTAGTTGTTTAATTTGCTGAATAATTTGGGATTTATTCTATTATATATGGGACTTAACATTGACGTTTACTAAATAATTCGATTAAGGTCCACAAATCAATCTTGAATGCGTCTGATGAACCTTATAATCATTAAACTTATTATAAGACAAGAAAGAAAGTTACTCTTTGtaattaaaaaatggaaaaatgaaacaaaatttaaaaaatattagaaaaccAACCATTTGTTTAAGCTGAAAATGTCCAGTATCTCAATCAATCATTGACTGAACGACCACCTAGAAGGCAAGAAGTAATCAATAAAATCTCTTAGAATGTCgaaaattggaagaaaaaaaatgccatCTCATGCCGCGGTCACCGTACGCTTCCTTTGATGGTTCATAAAAATGGGTGAAGGCTGGGCATGCCGGCGCTGTGCCGAGCCTgggtctgtctctctctcacccCCTATGGAAATTATTCCCCTCCCTTTCCCATCCCACCCTCTCCATTGGGCACAGCCGCTAGCTCCATGAAAGCCAGCGGCTTCTCCATCCCTCTCCCCATAAAAATTTATGTGACAATTTCAACATTTTGATATATGGTGAACGATTTAACTCAAATACAACAATATATGGCTTGAGCCGGTACTATTGTTGCTCATCTtcatttatttgtttaatttacttaACGTCTTGTAATTTTTGTGTACCCCATAGATTTGGTGGCTGTAAGGTTCCTCAATTTTTTCCTCCACTCTTTCTCTATTCATTTTATAATGATAATAAGTGAGACTGTAACAACTTGTGCGTTTAAAGtgaatctttttgttttttttaaggaagTGGACTATCACTTGATCCTCATATTAATGAAAGAATACAGCTCTTTAAGTAATGGATTTGTCTTCTCTCTTATTGATTAATGTTGCTTTGTGTCTTTGATTGTGTTGATGCCTAAATGAGATTAATTTTTTCACATAAATGTTACAGTGTCCACTGTCTCAAAtcctcatatatatatatatgggttaAGTTGGGTAGGATTTGAAGGGGATATCTAACCAGAAAATAGCTTAAAGCTATAATACACTAAATAGAGTTATAATTGGACTATTGTCTGCTAACTTTGGATCAAGACATCTTACCAAACACTTTGCTTGAAATGATTATAATTGACTTAAAAGGTCCTTTAGCATTGGATTAGGAGAAAAATCCCAATCCAATCTAATGTGTTTTATGTTTAACATTTAATTTGATTACAAAAGGCCAGGTACAAAAATGAGCAACAAGATTGTTATGTAAAACTGAGGTATGTCATAGGTAATACTTGAGGAGTTAAGAGATCGCGTCTTCGTTAATGGGTTGGTCATTTTAGATACCTGCAGGTATACTCTCCAGTGAGAAAAATGAGAGATGAGAAGTGTGAAAATGTATGGCCTTGCTGGAGGACTGTGGTTCAGTTTCCAGATGGAGTCATTGAATtagcaattttttttggagggtggAAGGTGGACCTCCATTTCTGCAAGTTTGAGGTTTCTTTGAGTCAAGGAACCTCTGTAAGTCTTCAACTCAGGTGGGCTTACTTGGTTTATTTCTACTGTGTAGTTTAAAGCATGAGGTGAATAATTTGGATGAGTAACATGGTCAACTGTTCACAAATTGTTGCAGGGTCACCACAAGGTGGGCATTGAActgcaaaaaagaaagaaaatttctgTTTGTAGGAGAACTctgtttatttctttctttacgGATATAAGTAAATGGTTTTCATTATTCGAGATAATTCATCAATTCTTCCACTTTCAAAGGAGTTTCACCTTTCTTACTAATGTACTTCCCACCCTTCTCAGCTTTAGAAGAAGCAGCCCATCTCAACAGCTCCTTCATTCTAGAAATGGCTTTGGTCTTACCCCCTTGGACTTGTCTTTCTTCTCTGTTGGACCATATTGTTCATTTACATTAGATGATATTGGTAGAACCTTATTGCCTGCATGAACAGTTGCGTCCCCCTTGTGACTCATACGCAATTCTTGAGCAAGCCCTTCTTTTATAATCACTTGTTGCAGCCAATTATGATTTCTCTAGCAAAATGTTCCAAGTTTCTTCAACTTAAGAGTACCATAAAGAAGAGACATTTTATACCTGTTGAAgctatttgtttattattacaACTAGGAGTAGTGGTTTTGTTAGCCTGTTCTTCTTGTCCTACCTTGAAAAGCCACTGAAGGATCTGTGATTATGCAGTAACTAGCATGTAAGCGGTGATGCaaatattatgaattcaatAGATTATGAAGCTCACCTGCATGTCTATTGGCTTGATGATGTTTATATATATAGTGTTAAGAAGAATTGCATAAACTCTTTGCGGTCAAAAG
The nucleotide sequence above comes from Telopea speciosissima isolate NSW1024214 ecotype Mountain lineage chromosome 3, Tspe_v1, whole genome shotgun sequence. Encoded proteins:
- the LOC122655904 gene encoding pentatricopeptide repeat-containing protein At2g29760, chloroplastic-like — encoded protein: MYKDPANHIALDSSENFIIPGYFLCSILQSTMRSTTITKLLKLGGSHLFLIKNCSDMKELMKFHCQFITNGLSNETIFLSALLSFSAISVAGDLGYARLVFNHIDSPNVFMFNTMIRGYAWSATPHEAISLYIQMLNSGLFPNKYTFPVMVKASSRISDPIGGKAIHGSIIKFGYGSDIYVLNSLMHMYERLGLSNAIFDLFDEISEPDVVSWNVVIDNFAQHGYLNEALTAFTEMCCSGVEPNAVTFLGLMSACSKSQNLYLAKLIHGYVMKKDMQVTPNLENGLLDMYVKVRDVESARRLFNMMPEKSVISWTSMIDGLLRDGEVENARLLFDQIPSRDTTSWNAMLNGFILAGDMISAEQHFNIIPEKDLVSWNSIIVGFVQNKRSVNALYLFRVMQISGVKPDRVTLVSVLSVGGFLGALDHGEMIHSYMEKQNIKEEEVEVALMDMYCKCGAPPEAVKMFHGMLRKTVLAWSAMIVGLAMNNLAKDALDFFSHMKNAGIKPNEITFIGVLCACSYAGLVEQGRWFFNAMNQVYGIQPRNEHYGCMVDILGRAGLLSEAEMLIQSMPMIPDAGVWGALLGACKLHGEFPMAERVGKILTEIDPYHSGRYVLLSNIYASQKRWHDVENVREMMKAHGVRKKPGFSLIELRGKMHQFLVGDTSIAP